One window of Oncorhynchus kisutch isolate 150728-3 unplaced genomic scaffold, Okis_V2 Okis05a-Okis16b_hom, whole genome shotgun sequence genomic DNA carries:
- the LOC116359798 gene encoding sushi, von Willebrand factor type A, EGF and pentraxin domain-containing protein 1 produces MGALTGLLSALVALLWTLPPGSLGEECSRFRHMENGRTFFRYSGLYVAFTCNPGYKIHGYRTNSCVSGQWTREPPVCVASGCPSPGDLLQGVTSVTEDGSWALFSCDAGYRLYGHSLLYCKGQNWNGTKPVCKESDMMSSWKQKEPTVPMPRIQSQNLAVLSALKNHLQLHYNTIANTASKPVSLANAPPKDPHTHLKDPHSIDRSPKAHHVEENLKDTRDLTDREGAPEKPTRPQASTSSSATTETITSTSSLPVAEGYWHQGTSIAQAMQEDSLPRKAVLTGATQLEPGQGVTEPADVSSTDTQEPRPQKPTETSSTSFINSSNTTSHWVNGTDTYGHHIQVKETASLSDDDDDDGVETHRRNVTSPDLASNGSSQDNETDTSDSHHSQANETSSSPLSGDGGETSRHNGTSSYPSVNRSDQHLIKGATNTEKLPRPVTLNRRPLCPYPPLPAHGTFYFRTVDNPGPRDYKHYIQYACYAGYTLAHGDIHSYCLQAGRWSGLTPVCLEVTPCALNNGGCSQLCSVNQEQAQCHCRPGFILLEDHRTCRDVDECVEGQQQQRCQQTCVNTFGSFRCSCPYGHTLAGDGRACVAECPAGYRKQPSTPIPGGNLSRKECVDINECEEPEVSVPGHRCQWKCVNLPGSHRCICPRGYKLSSDRHHCRDINECSRKNGGCSHLCLNHKGSYQCSCPASHRLSPYSRKKCQPRKEQQSNV; encoded by the exons ATGGGGGCTCTGACAGGGCTTCTCTCTGCACTAGTCGCTCTGCTATGGACCCTCCCTCcag GGTCATTGGGTGAGGAATGCAGTCGTTTCAGACACATGGAGAACGGTAGAACATTCTTCCGTTACAGTGGGTTGTATGTGGCGTTCACCTGTAACCCTGGCTATAAGATCCATGGATATAGAACCAACAGCTGTGTGTCTGGACAGTGGACCAGGGAACCTCCTGTGTGTGTTG CCTCTGGGTGTCCCAGCCCAGGGGATCTCCTGCAGGGGGTTACCAGTGTGACAGAGGACGGGTCCTGGGCTCTCTTCAGCTGTGATGCTGGCTACAGGCTCTATGGACACTCACTGCTCTACTGCAAGGGCCAGAACTGGAACGGCACCAAGCCTGTCTGCAAGG AGTCTGATATGATGAGTTCATGGAAGCAGAAGGAGCCCACCGTCCCGATGCCCAGGATCCAGAGCCAGAACCTTGCCGTGCTGTCTGCTCTGAAGAACCACCTACAGCTTCACTACAATACCATCGCTAACACCGCCTCCAAGCCCGTGTCGCTGGCCAACGCACCACCTAAAGACCCCCACACCCACCTAAAAGACCCACACTCCATAGACCGCAGCCCCAAAGCTCACCATGTGGAGGAGAATTTGAAAGACACCAGGGATCTAACAGACAGAGAAGGGGCCCCTGAGAAGCCCACTAGACCTCAggcctccacatcctcctctgcTACTACAGAGACCATTACATCCACATCCAGCCTGCCGGTCGCTGAAGGGTATTGGCACCAGGGGACCTCTATAGCCCAGGCTATGCAGGAGGATTCATTACCCAGGAAGGCGGTGCTGACAGGGGCCACCCAGTTGGAGCCTGGCCAGGGTGTTACGGAGCCAGCAGATGTGAgcagcacagacacacaggagccCCGTCCTCAGAAACCCACTGAGACCAGCTCCACAAGCTTCATCAACTCCagcaacaccaccagccactGGGTCAATGGAACAGACACGTATGGTCATCACATCCAAGTGAAGGAGACTGCATCATtatctgatgatgatgatgatgatggtgttgaaaCTCATCGACGCAACGTGACCTCTCCGGATCTGGCATCAAACGGGTCCTCACAGGACAATGAAACCGACACAAGTGACAGTCATCACAGTCAGGCGAACGAGACGTCATCGTCGCCATTGTCCGGCGATGGTGGTGAAACATCTCGACACAATGGGACCTCATCGTATCCGTCTGTAAACAGGTCAGACCAGCATCTTATTAAGGGTGCTACAAACACAGAGAAGCTGCCCAGGCCTGTGACCCTAAACAGGCGTCCGCTGTGCCCTTACCCTCCCCTGCCAGCTCATGGCACCTTCTACTTCCGTACGGTAGACAACCCCGGTCCCCGGGACTACAAACACTACATCCAGTACGCCTGCTATGCAGGGTACACCCTGGCCCACGGGGATATCCACAGCTACTGTCTGCAGGCTGGACGGTGGAGTGGTCTCACCCCGGTCTGCTTGG aGGTGACCCCCTGCGCCCTGAACAACGGAGGCTGTTCCCAGCTGTGTAGTGTGAACCAGGAACAAGCTCAGTGTCACTGCAGACCAGGCTTCATCCTGTTAGAGGATCACCGTACCTGTAGAG ATGTGGATGAGTGTGTGGAGGGTCAGCAGCAACAGCGCTGCCAGCAGACCTGCGTCAACACCTTCGGCTCGTTCCGCTGCTCTTGCCCCTATGGACACACCCTGGCTGGGGACGGAAGGGCCTGTGTGGCTGAGTGTCCCGCAGGGTACAGAAAACAACCCTCAACCCCGatacctggaggaaacctgtccaGAAAGGAGTGTGTAG ACATCAATGAATGTGAGGAGCCAGAGGTCAGTGTACCTGGACACCGGTGTCAGTGGAAGTGTGTGAACCTGCCTGGCTCCCACCGCTGTATCTGTCCCAGAGGATACAAACTGTCCTCAGACAGACACCACTGCAGAG ATATCAATGAGTGCAGCCGTAAGAATGGTGGCTGCTCTCACCTGTGCCTGAACCATAAAGGAAGTTACCAGTGTTCCTGTCCTGCCTCTCACCGCCTCTCCCCCTACAGTAGGAAGAAGTGTCAGCCAAGGAAAGAACAGCAGAGTAATGTGTAG